A region from the Brassica napus cultivar Da-Ae chromosome C8, Da-Ae, whole genome shotgun sequence genome encodes:
- the LOC106412741 gene encoding nucleolin 1-like has translation MLQLSLFICLLLRCRIAYIDFKEGAEKAYDLNGTEFGGWNILVDEAKPRDSSGGGFSGGGGGHFSGGGGRFGGGGSSGGGRGRDNGGGRGFSKPSYIPSGKKTTFDD, from the exons ATGTTGCAGCTTTCACTCTTCATATgtcttcttctcag ATGCAGAATTGCTTACATTGACTTTAAAGAAGGCGCAGAGAAGGCGTATGACCTTAATGGTACTGAGTTCGGAGGATGGAATATTCTTGTCGATGAAGCTAAACCGAGGGATAGCAGTGGCGGTGGATTCAGTGGTGGTGGCGGTGGCCATTTTAGTGGTGGCGGTGGTCGTTTTGGTGGTGGTGGAAGTAGCGGTGGTGGCAGAGGAAGAGACAATGGTGGGGGCCGTGGATTCAGCAAACCTAGTTACATTCCCTCAG GCAAGAAGACTACCTTTGACGATTAG